One segment of Allorhodopirellula heiligendammensis DNA contains the following:
- a CDS encoding NAD-dependent epimerase/dehydratase family protein, with translation MRILVTGCSGFLGGEIVRQLLERGDDVVGLSRRETPELVRAGMQHHRGDLTDAAYVHRTITEVDAVIHTAAVAGVWGPWKFFFENNVISTRNVLAACQNSGVTKCVYTSSPSVTFAGGDQSGIDESASYPSRWLCHYPHTKAIAEQEVIAADTAGGLRTLSLRPHLIWGQGDPHLLPRLLDRARAGKLRIIGDGQNRIDTVHVHNAALAHLCAVEALGAAPKSAAGRSYFIAQDEPVPCWPWIARLCETCGAPPPTRHISYRSAYAIGAACEAVYKTLRRKSEPPMTRFVAAQLAKDHYFDITAAKQRLGYEPRVSMDEGLAELARD, from the coding sequence ATGCGAATTCTAGTAACCGGATGCAGTGGTTTTTTGGGCGGCGAGATTGTCCGTCAGTTGCTCGAGCGTGGTGACGACGTCGTCGGGCTGTCGCGGCGAGAGACACCCGAGCTCGTGCGGGCGGGAATGCAGCACCATCGTGGCGATTTAACCGATGCCGCTTACGTGCACCGCACGATCACGGAGGTCGATGCGGTGATCCATACTGCAGCGGTGGCCGGCGTCTGGGGCCCGTGGAAGTTCTTCTTCGAAAATAACGTGATTTCCACCCGGAACGTCCTCGCAGCCTGTCAGAACTCTGGGGTCACAAAATGTGTCTACACGAGCAGTCCCAGTGTGACGTTTGCTGGCGGTGATCAGAGTGGCATTGATGAATCGGCCAGCTATCCGAGTCGGTGGCTCTGTCACTACCCCCATACCAAAGCGATCGCCGAGCAGGAAGTGATTGCCGCAGATACCGCGGGCGGGTTGCGAACCCTGTCGCTGCGGCCGCACTTAATATGGGGGCAGGGCGATCCGCATCTTCTACCGCGACTGCTTGACCGCGCCCGCGCGGGAAAGCTGCGGATCATCGGCGATGGCCAGAACCGCATCGATACGGTCCACGTCCACAACGCTGCCTTGGCACATTTGTGTGCCGTTGAGGCTCTGGGCGCTGCACCGAAGTCGGCGGCCGGGCGTTCCTATTTCATCGCTCAGGACGAACCGGTGCCGTGTTGGCCGTGGATCGCCCGCCTGTGCGAGACCTGCGGTGCTCCTCCGCCGACGCGGCACATATCTTATCGGTCTGCCTATGCGATCGGAGCGGCCTGCGAAGCGGTTTACAAAACGCTGCGCCGAAAATCAGAACCACCGATGACCCGATTCGTTGCAGCGCAGCTCGCCAAAGATCATTACTTCGACATCACCGCGGCCAAGCAGCGACTCGGTTATGAGCCTCGCGTCAGTATGGATGAGGGGCTGGCGGAGTTGGCGAGGGATTGA
- a CDS encoding YheT family hydrolase codes for MMDSCTTNDAVAQASHRAAEGSAGPIFPIRAPRVNGGWLADFPIPAFKQHRILRGGHLQTLIGARMGHADQPGEATHRCHQIALADGDALAVHEDEPTRWTPAHGSVLLLHGICGCHAAGYMVRFQRRLNEQGIRTFRLDMRGCGDSASLCRSITHAGRSEDVLAAIEFIADLVDDAASPIGALGVSLGANQLLLAAGRVGSGNCAMPAAWDRVGPLLAIAPPMDLQRCSDAMESAKLRFYNWYFIKHLLRRASPQLLARPDYQAMLQLAKPKTLRQFDRQFTAPLAGFANERDYYRESSAISVAEDIGVPTLIVTSADDPLVPVKSFMELQDRLGANAEGSHAVRVHISPAGGHHGFMQRDRTGWTDNLVCEFFGGAFTSPSLHESRPSE; via the coding sequence ATGATGGATAGTTGTACGACAAACGACGCGGTTGCCCAAGCGTCGCACCGAGCTGCAGAGGGATCTGCGGGACCGATTTTTCCGATCCGGGCCCCCCGGGTCAACGGTGGCTGGCTCGCCGACTTTCCGATTCCTGCCTTCAAGCAGCACCGGATACTGCGGGGTGGACATCTGCAGACGCTGATCGGGGCGCGGATGGGCCACGCCGATCAGCCTGGTGAGGCGACCCACCGCTGCCACCAGATCGCACTGGCCGATGGCGATGCTCTGGCTGTTCATGAGGACGAGCCCACTCGGTGGACACCCGCCCACGGATCGGTATTGCTCTTGCATGGCATCTGCGGCTGTCATGCGGCCGGATACATGGTTCGATTTCAGCGGCGACTCAACGAACAGGGAATTCGCACGTTTCGACTGGACATGCGTGGTTGTGGGGATTCAGCTTCCCTGTGCCGGTCGATCACGCACGCGGGCCGCAGCGAAGATGTGTTGGCGGCGATCGAATTTATCGCCGATCTGGTGGATGACGCTGCCAGCCCAATTGGAGCTCTCGGTGTCTCACTCGGAGCCAACCAACTTTTGCTCGCAGCGGGGCGGGTCGGTAGCGGTAACTGTGCCATGCCGGCGGCTTGGGATCGCGTCGGTCCGCTATTGGCGATCGCCCCGCCGATGGACCTGCAGCGATGCAGCGACGCGATGGAGTCGGCCAAACTGCGATTTTACAATTGGTACTTCATCAAGCACCTGCTTCGCCGAGCGTCACCGCAACTCCTCGCTCGACCCGATTATCAAGCGATGTTGCAGCTGGCTAAACCGAAAACACTGCGTCAATTTGACCGTCAATTCACCGCACCCTTGGCTGGTTTCGCAAACGAGCGAGACTATTATCGTGAATCCTCAGCGATCTCGGTCGCCGAGGACATCGGGGTGCCGACGTTGATTGTGACGTCAGCGGACGATCCGCTGGTCCCAGTAAAATCATTCATGGAGCTACAGGATCGGCTCGGCGCCAATGCGGAGGGATCCCATGCCGTGCGGGTCCATATCTCGCCCGCTGGCGGTCATCATGGGTTCATGCAGCGGGACCGCACAGGCTGGACCGACAATCTCGTGTGTGAGTTTTTTGGTGGTGCGTTTACCAGTCCGTCCCTCCACGAGTCTCGCCCTTCTGAGTAA
- a CDS encoding ATPase, T2SS/T4P/T4SS family, with product MAQEPDELQLWQTVAPVEFVPKLAARNDAQALLVTTRQGAGYMVAGGQLAHAIASRATHVLMDFSKNACAMRYQVDGTWEQLPPLDRETGDAMLYALKQLCLMNPADRRGAQKGEVGLKVGKEKYALTVQSQGVPTGERVICRITAEKVPFEKLADLGMRDTMIEQFKEQLNSNGNIVLVTAKKGEGVSTVWSVAISSADRFIRDFQSFEPADAPEPEIINVTPNLFGGDTGKTEFEVVQRMVLREPDVLMFPNPPDPDALETVLEKVQEEDRQLIYRAAADSAMGALLTFIGRYPDCRSMIVNKIGCVLHQRLVRRLCDNCKVAFEPPPKLLSQLGIPAGRVSVLYQPFVPPPIEQQVDENGRPDPITPCHVCGGRAYYGRVGVFEMLRPGPQLREALGKTNDAGQLAAIAKSEGHRGMQSEAVMAVARGLTSLDELKRVFSSK from the coding sequence CCGGCAGGGCGCTGGATACATGGTCGCCGGCGGGCAGCTGGCTCATGCCATCGCGTCGCGAGCGACCCACGTGCTCATGGATTTCTCAAAGAATGCCTGTGCCATGCGGTACCAGGTCGATGGGACCTGGGAACAATTGCCGCCGCTGGATCGAGAGACCGGCGACGCGATGCTGTACGCCCTCAAACAACTCTGCCTGATGAATCCCGCCGATCGACGCGGGGCCCAGAAAGGCGAAGTGGGTCTGAAAGTGGGTAAAGAGAAGTATGCCCTCACCGTCCAGTCTCAAGGGGTTCCGACCGGCGAACGGGTGATCTGCCGCATCACTGCCGAGAAAGTGCCCTTCGAAAAACTCGCTGATCTCGGCATGCGTGATACGATGATCGAGCAGTTCAAAGAACAGCTCAATTCAAATGGCAATATCGTGTTGGTCACCGCCAAGAAAGGCGAAGGCGTCAGCACGGTGTGGTCCGTTGCCATCAGTTCCGCTGATCGCTTCATCCGTGACTTTCAATCTTTTGAACCGGCCGATGCGCCGGAGCCTGAAATCATCAATGTCACGCCCAACCTATTCGGCGGCGACACCGGCAAAACCGAATTCGAAGTCGTCCAGAGGATGGTGTTGCGCGAGCCCGATGTGCTGATGTTTCCCAATCCACCCGATCCCGATGCACTCGAGACCGTGCTAGAGAAGGTCCAAGAAGAAGATCGGCAGCTGATCTACCGCGCCGCCGCCGACAGCGCGATGGGAGCCCTGCTGACGTTCATCGGACGCTATCCAGACTGCCGATCCATGATCGTTAACAAGATCGGCTGCGTGCTCCATCAGCGTCTGGTACGGCGGCTTTGTGATAATTGCAAAGTCGCCTTCGAACCGCCGCCGAAATTGCTCTCGCAACTCGGGATCCCTGCCGGCCGCGTTTCGGTGCTCTACCAACCCTTTGTACCACCACCGATCGAACAGCAGGTCGACGAGAACGGGCGTCCTGATCCGATCACGCCCTGCCACGTCTGCGGCGGGCGAGCATACTACGGCCGCGTCGGTGTGTTCGAAATGCTTCGTCCCGGCCCCCAGTTGCGTGAGGCGCTCGGGAAGACCAATGATGCAGGTCAACTCGCCGCAATCGCGAAATCAGAGGGACATCGCGGGATGCAATCCGAAGCCGTGATGGCGGTCGCCCGTGGTCTGACCAGCCTCGATGAACTCAAGAGGGTGTTCTCGAGCAAATAG
- a CDS encoding TCR/Tet family MFS transporter — MVFILLTLLIDILAIGIIIPVLPELVKSFVGGDESAAGWYVGIIAATYSLMQFFCAPVLGALSDRFGRRPIILGSLFGLGVDFIITGLAASVGWLFVGRFIAGVMGASFSTSNAYIADISNDENRARNFGLVGMMFGLGFIIGPALGGFLGGISLRLPFFVAAGLSLVNWLYGYFILPESLPPEKRSETITFRSMNPFGTITRLRAYPMVLGLAAAFVFSSLAQRGLENVWVLSMGFRFGWGEVTNGLALSLVGIMAVIVQGGLVRPVIRRFGERRTLMMAISVSSVAFLCYGLATAGWMIPCIIVFGSLSGLSGPAIQSLVTSTVDPREQGRVQGALTSLLSLTNILAPLIFTAGLFRYFTHEDTAIRYNGEPFAGAPFVFGSFLLLVALGILYRVFQKYPRAVVPESVSIPEPVATSLAETAE, encoded by the coding sequence ATGGTGTTCATTCTGTTAACGCTGTTGATCGACATTCTGGCGATTGGGATCATCATTCCGGTACTGCCCGAGCTCGTCAAATCGTTCGTGGGCGGCGATGAGTCCGCGGCGGGATGGTACGTCGGGATCATCGCGGCAACCTATTCTTTGATGCAGTTTTTCTGTGCTCCAGTATTGGGTGCGTTGTCGGATCGGTTCGGTCGTCGCCCGATCATTCTCGGGTCGCTGTTCGGTCTCGGCGTGGATTTCATCATCACGGGGTTAGCGGCCTCAGTTGGTTGGCTGTTCGTGGGCCGCTTCATTGCCGGCGTGATGGGCGCGAGCTTCTCGACGAGCAATGCGTACATCGCCGATATTTCTAACGATGAGAACCGAGCCCGCAATTTTGGCTTGGTCGGGATGATGTTTGGGCTGGGGTTCATCATCGGCCCAGCGTTGGGCGGTTTTTTGGGCGGCATTTCGCTGCGTCTACCGTTCTTCGTCGCTGCAGGGTTGTCGCTGGTCAATTGGCTCTATGGCTACTTCATTCTGCCGGAGTCCCTGCCTCCAGAAAAACGTAGCGAGACGATCACGTTTCGAAGCATGAACCCCTTCGGCACGATCACGCGGCTGCGGGCGTATCCAATGGTACTCGGATTGGCAGCGGCATTCGTGTTCAGTTCCCTTGCTCAACGAGGCCTGGAAAACGTGTGGGTGTTGTCGATGGGATTTCGGTTCGGTTGGGGTGAGGTCACCAATGGTTTGGCGCTGTCACTGGTCGGTATCATGGCCGTGATCGTGCAGGGCGGTCTGGTGCGCCCTGTCATCCGCCGGTTTGGTGAACGCCGCACGCTGATGATGGCGATCAGTGTTTCGAGCGTAGCATTCCTGTGTTACGGGTTGGCGACGGCGGGCTGGATGATTCCCTGCATCATCGTCTTCGGTTCGCTTAGCGGACTTTCGGGTCCGGCGATCCAAAGTCTCGTGACGAGTACGGTGGATCCGCGTGAACAGGGTCGCGTGCAGGGGGCACTGACGTCCTTGCTGAGTCTCACCAATATCCTGGCACCGTTGATTTTCACCGCCGGTCTGTTTCGGTATTTCACCCACGAAGATACCGCCATCCGCTACAACGGGGAGCCGTTTGCTGGAGCACCGTTCGTGTTCGGTTCATTTCTATTACTCGTTGCACTGGGGATTCTGTATCGAGTCTTCCAGAAATATCCGAGAGCAGTCGTTCCTGAATCGGTTTCAATCCCTGAACCGGTCGCCACGTCTTTAGCCGAGACGGCCGAATAG